A single region of the Massilia sp. erpn genome encodes:
- a CDS encoding mechanosensitive ion channel family protein — MKQVPLTNLLNDLVEDLHNPGLLWQLLAVAASILLGWGLSRWLRARVEQQRAQTNVGRFGVESFSRVVGPLAIVSLLALSQAVLARWQHVNLIKVALPIFGSLAVIRFTFYLLRRVFARQGQIGATMLTFEKMFQLLVWLAFALYITGMWDDIFYFLDHTVVPLGKYKVTIAAILQGIVSVAVTLMLALWAGAALEERLMHVAGMHSNLRVVLARMGRAVLILVAVLASLSMVGIDLTVLSVFGGALGVGLGLGLQKIASNYVSGFVILLDRSLTIGDTITVDKYSGQVTRINTRYTVLQGLDGVESIVPNEMLVSGAVQNSSLSNKNLALTTKVSVAYDTDLDLALRLLEEAAASIPRVMKEKPPSAMLQTFGADGLDLAVVFWIADPENGRGGVTSDVNRAIWKALKENKISVPFPQREMRIIGPLPGQSA; from the coding sequence ATGAAACAAGTGCCATTGACGAATTTACTGAACGATCTGGTGGAGGATTTGCATAATCCCGGCCTGTTGTGGCAGTTGCTCGCCGTGGCCGCGTCGATCCTGCTGGGCTGGGGCCTGTCGCGCTGGCTGCGCGCGCGCGTCGAGCAGCAGCGGGCGCAGACGAATGTGGGGCGCTTCGGCGTCGAGAGTTTTTCGCGCGTGGTGGGGCCGCTGGCGATTGTCAGCTTGCTGGCGCTGTCGCAGGCGGTGCTGGCGCGCTGGCAGCATGTGAATCTGATCAAGGTGGCGCTGCCGATTTTCGGCTCGCTGGCGGTGATCCGCTTCACCTTCTATCTGCTGCGCCGCGTGTTTGCGCGCCAGGGCCAGATCGGCGCCACCATGCTGACCTTCGAGAAGATGTTCCAGTTGCTGGTGTGGCTGGCTTTTGCGCTCTACATCACCGGCATGTGGGACGATATCTTCTATTTCCTCGACCACACCGTTGTCCCGCTCGGCAAATACAAGGTGACGATCGCGGCCATCCTGCAAGGCATCGTCTCGGTGGCTGTGACGCTGATGCTGGCGCTGTGGGCCGGCGCGGCGCTGGAAGAGCGCCTGATGCACGTGGCAGGCATGCACTCGAATCTGCGCGTGGTGCTGGCGCGCATGGGCCGCGCCGTGCTGATCCTGGTGGCGGTGCTGGCCAGTCTGTCGATGGTGGGCATTGATCTGACCGTGCTGTCGGTGTTCGGCGGTGCGCTCGGTGTCGGCCTCGGCCTGGGCTTGCAGAAGATCGCCAGCAATTATGTGTCGGGCTTTGTCATCCTGCTGGACCGCAGCCTGACCATTGGCGACACCATCACGGTCGATAAGTACAGCGGCCAGGTCACGCGCATCAATACCCGCTATACCGTGCTACAAGGCCTGGACGGCGTTGAATCCATCGTGCCGAACGAGATGCTGGTGTCGGGCGCGGTGCAGAATTCCTCGCTGTCGAACAAGAACCTGGCGCTGACCACCAAGGTGTCGGTGGCTTACGATACCGACCTCGACCTGGCGCTTCGGCTGCTGGAGGAGGCTGCCGCTTCCATCCCGCGCGTGATGAAGGAGAAGCCGCCCTCGGCCATGCTGCAGACCTTCGGCGCCGATGGCCTCGATCTGGCCGTGGTGTTCTGGATCGCCGATCCGGAAAACGGGCGTGGCGGCGTGACCTCGGATGTCAACCGGGCAATCTGGAAAGCCTTGAAAGAAAACAAGATTTCTGTACCCTTCCCGCAACGCGAGATGCGTATCATCGGCCCTCTGCCGGGCCAATCTGCCTAA
- a CDS encoding acyl-CoA desaturase, producing the protein MDFSLHAVLQFLDQGLTGFSGWQTIAFTLIVTHITIAAVTIYLHRHQAHRALELHAIPSHFFRFWLWLTTGQVTKEWAAIHRKHHAKCDTEEDPHSPVTRGIKKVFWEGAELYRAESKNQETLDKYGHGTPDDWIERNLYTRFSWQGVALMLIVDLLLFGVKGVSVWGVQMLWIPVTAAGIINGIGHYWGYRNFDCSDAATNIIPLGLIIGGEELHNNHHTYATSAKLSSKWYEFDIGWGYIRMMEMVGLAKVKKLPPVPKFAPGKVQADFDTLQSVIANRYDVMAKYAKSIKHAWKEELEHLKEKAQLENRFLKSSRKLLQREPGKLEAPQKEQLSELFQHSKALETMHNMRVELGVIWERSHFTRDQLLQKLQDWCERAEASGIKSLQEFSLRLRSYA; encoded by the coding sequence ATGGATTTCAGCTTACACGCAGTACTTCAATTCCTCGATCAGGGCCTGACCGGCTTTTCTGGCTGGCAGACCATTGCCTTCACGCTGATCGTCACCCATATCACCATCGCCGCCGTCACGATCTATCTGCACCGCCACCAGGCGCACCGCGCGCTCGAGCTGCATGCGATCCCCAGTCACTTCTTCCGCTTCTGGCTGTGGCTGACCACCGGCCAGGTGACCAAGGAGTGGGCCGCGATCCACCGCAAGCACCACGCCAAATGCGATACCGAGGAAGATCCGCACAGCCCGGTCACGCGTGGCATCAAGAAAGTGTTCTGGGAAGGCGCCGAGCTGTACCGCGCCGAAAGCAAGAACCAGGAAACCCTGGACAAATACGGCCACGGCACGCCCGACGACTGGATCGAGCGTAATCTGTACACCCGCTTCAGCTGGCAGGGCGTGGCCCTGATGCTGATCGTCGACCTGCTGCTGTTCGGCGTGAAAGGCGTATCCGTCTGGGGTGTGCAGATGCTGTGGATTCCCGTGACGGCCGCCGGCATCATCAATGGCATCGGCCACTACTGGGGCTACCGTAACTTTGATTGCTCGGATGCGGCCACCAATATCATCCCGCTGGGCCTGATTATCGGCGGCGAGGAGTTGCACAATAATCACCACACCTATGCGACTTCGGCCAAGCTGTCGTCGAAATGGTATGAGTTCGACATCGGCTGGGGCTATATCCGCATGATGGAGATGGTGGGCCTGGCCAAGGTGAAGAAGCTGCCTCCGGTGCCGAAGTTTGCTCCCGGCAAGGTGCAGGCTGACTTCGATACCCTGCAGTCGGTGATTGCCAACCGCTACGATGTGATGGCGAAATATGCCAAGTCCATCAAGCATGCCTGGAAGGAAGAGCTGGAGCATCTGAAAGAGAAGGCGCAGCTGGAAAACCGCTTCCTGAAATCCTCGCGCAAGCTGCTGCAGCGCGAACCGGGCAAGCTGGAAGCGCCGCAGAAGGAGCAGCTGAGTGAGCTGTTCCAGCACAGCAAGGCGCTGGAAACCATGCACAATATGCGCGTCGAATTGGGCGTGATCTGGGAACGCTCCCATTTCACCCGTGACCAGCTGCTGCAAAAACTGCAGGACTGGTGCGAGCGCGCCGAAGCCTCCGGCATTAAATCGCTGCAGGAATTCTCCCTGCGTCTGCGCAGCTACGCTTGA
- the rpmG gene encoding 50S ribosomal protein L33 has translation MAKTGRDKIKLESTAGTGHFYTTTKNKRTMPGKMEIMKFDPKARKHVTYKETKIK, from the coding sequence ATGGCAAAAACTGGCCGCGACAAAATCAAGCTGGAATCGACCGCAGGTACCGGTCACTTCTACACCACCACCAAAAACAAGCGCACCATGCCGGGCAAAATGGAGATCATGAAGTTCGATCCTAAAGCCCGTAAGCACGTGACTTACAAAGAAACCAAGATCAAATAA